From one Nitrospira sp. genomic stretch:
- a CDS encoding glutamate mutase L, with amino-acid sequence MTAAQQSPSTSHPAQPLNVIVATDCGSTTTKAILIEKVGNEYRQTYRGEAPTTVEAPFEDVTRGVLNAIAEIEELSGRTILDGDRIITPNQASQGDPKRGVDIYVSTSSAGGGLQMMVTGVVQNMTGESAQRAALGAGAIVIDVLASNDGRLPYEKIERIRTMRPDMILMSGGTDGGAVTHVVEMAEYIAAAEPRPRFGSTYQLPLVYAGNKDAQPQVNTILGKKTALEFADNIRPVLERENLAPARNKIHDLFLEHVMQQAPGYKKLIEMAGAPIMPTPAAVGVIMETIAKREGINLIGVDIGGATTDVFSVFGGLFNRTVSANLGMSYSISNVLAEAGLENIMRWVPFTIDEQTLRNRIKNKMVRPTTIPQSLDELQIEHAISREALRLALIHHKSLATGLKGVQQERTISDVFEQRTSGKTLIDLLKLDLIVGSGGILSHAPRRIQSMLMMVDAYEPLGVTTLSVDSIFMMPHLGVLSTVNEQAATDVFVRDCMVYLGTCIAPIGQGKDGERCADYEVALPDGRIDKGTLAFGDLKLFSLTRDQQATVTLQPSKQVDLGEGPGQSFTRTVKGGVVGLMLDGRGRPLQLPTDQAARVAMLTRWYQAVGLYPKGS; translated from the coding sequence ATGACGGCAGCGCAGCAGTCTCCCTCGACATCACACCCCGCGCAGCCCTTGAACGTCATTGTTGCGACCGACTGCGGCAGCACCACCACCAAAGCCATCCTGATCGAGAAAGTCGGCAACGAATATCGCCAGACCTACCGCGGCGAAGCCCCAACCACCGTGGAGGCCCCGTTCGAAGACGTGACCCGCGGCGTGCTCAACGCCATTGCGGAAATCGAAGAACTGTCCGGCCGGACGATCCTCGACGGCGATCGCATCATCACGCCCAACCAAGCGTCGCAAGGCGACCCGAAGCGAGGTGTGGATATTTACGTGTCCACCAGCAGTGCCGGCGGCGGCTTGCAGATGATGGTCACGGGCGTGGTGCAGAACATGACAGGAGAAAGCGCCCAACGTGCCGCACTCGGCGCCGGCGCCATCGTCATTGACGTGCTGGCGTCCAACGACGGTCGGTTGCCGTACGAAAAGATCGAACGGATTCGCACCATGCGACCCGACATGATTCTCATGTCCGGCGGCACCGACGGCGGAGCCGTGACCCACGTGGTGGAAATGGCCGAATACATCGCCGCAGCCGAACCCCGGCCGCGTTTCGGGAGCACCTACCAACTGCCGCTGGTGTACGCGGGCAACAAGGATGCGCAGCCGCAGGTCAATACGATTCTCGGCAAGAAGACGGCGCTCGAATTCGCCGACAATATCAGGCCCGTATTGGAGCGGGAAAATCTCGCCCCGGCCCGCAATAAGATCCATGACCTGTTTCTCGAACATGTCATGCAACAGGCCCCGGGCTACAAGAAACTCATCGAGATGGCCGGCGCGCCCATCATGCCGACTCCAGCCGCGGTCGGCGTCATCATGGAGACCATCGCCAAACGCGAGGGCATCAACCTGATCGGCGTGGATATCGGCGGCGCGACCACTGACGTCTTTTCAGTCTTCGGCGGCCTCTTCAATCGCACGGTCAGCGCCAACCTCGGCATGTCCTACAGCATCTCGAACGTGCTGGCGGAAGCGGGCCTTGAGAACATCATGCGCTGGGTGCCGTTCACCATCGACGAACAGACCCTCAGGAATCGCATTAAGAACAAAATGGTGCGCCCCACGACCATTCCGCAATCGCTCGACGAGTTACAAATCGAACATGCCATCTCGCGCGAGGCCCTGCGGCTGGCCTTGATCCACCATAAGTCGCTGGCGACGGGGCTGAAGGGTGTGCAGCAGGAACGCACCATCTCCGATGTGTTCGAGCAACGCACCTCCGGCAAGACCCTCATCGATTTGTTGAAGTTGGATTTGATCGTCGGCAGCGGCGGCATTCTCTCGCACGCGCCGCGCCGCATCCAGTCCATGCTGATGATGGTCGATGCCTACGAACCGCTCGGGGTCACGACGCTCTCGGTCGACAGCATTTTCATGATGCCGCATCTCGGCGTGCTCTCCACCGTCAACGAACAGGCGGCCACCGATGTCTTCGTCCGCGATTGCATGGTGTATCTCGGCACCTGCATTGCGCCGATCGGGCAGGGCAAAGACGGGGAGCGTTGCGCCGACTACGAGGTCGCACTGCCGGATGGACGCATTGACAAGGGCACGCTGGCGTTCGGCGATCTCAAATTGTTCAGTCTGACCCGCGATCAGCAGGCGACCGTGACGCTGCAACCTTCGAAACAGGTGGATCTCGGCGAGGGGCCGGGACAATCGTTCACGCGAACGGTGAAGGGCGGGGTCGTCGGTCTCATGCTGGACGGGCGTGGCCGTCCCTTGCAGTTGCCCACGGACCAGGCTGCCCGAGTTGCCATGCTGACCCGCTGGTATCAGGCGGTGGGGCTATATCCCAAAGGGAGCTGA